The Larimichthys crocea isolate SSNF chromosome II, L_crocea_2.0, whole genome shotgun sequence genome segment TGTGTGAAGGCCTCTTCCACTGCCACGACCAACCTAGAGGGACGAGAGGAAGAAGCATTGTAGATGTTGAAGATTCTGTATCGTGAGTTTGGAAGCAAAGAGAGCCAGTGTCCTTTAACACACGTGACTGACTCAAGACAGGTTCAGTAcgaataaatatgaataattacaCCTCTGGGACTTTAAGGAAGTTAACCTGCTGTCCCCTCCAAAGCATTACAACCTCATCAACATGCTCGACGTCCAAGACACTTCACTGATTTTGCATTACTCTGAGGAGTGCGTACAGCTCACTCTCTCAGCTCAGACAGCCCAAATATCTATGTTCAATACTGATGCTGCATCCTTCAATacttacacttgctattttaaacacatgacgcgttcacactgtcacacaaaTTCGATGAGGCATGAACACTGTGAAACTGCTGCAGAAACGTGAgatgttacattttatatttatataccgGCAGTCGAATGTCGGCACCGGTGCTCTGCTTGGTTGCAAttcagcaaagaagaaaaagttgtAACATTTTGCAAccacacaacaaacagctgcactCAAATCGACCCTGCAGAAATCAGCGCACGACATATTGTATATCTGAACCGACACGCAGCGTCTGTCAGTGTTAAATCTGTCGAGTCATTCGCTTCACATTTAAAGAATCAAATGAATGCCGACCCTCTTTTTTAAGTTGCCGCAGACGTTTCTCTGTATCTGTAATTCTTGTGACTTTCATCACATGAGCACATACCTGTATTCTTGTGCTATGTTAATATTGTCTGATAAAAATCACGCTCAGCTGATGAATCAGTCGGCCTCTTTTATCTGACTTATCGAGCAACAGTTCGCGCTCTCCCTTGCCCACTCTCTGTTTCTTGTGTTTGCCGTCCCGCTCATAGTTTCCACTGGAAAAATCTCGACTTATTTTTAAAAGCAAGAGGAGAAAATTTAGAGAATGGAAAAacccagaaacaaaaacaaactatatcCTGTAATATGTCATCCCATCGTCCAGCGCGCTCACTGTTCTGCCGACATGTGAGCCTGAACTGACCCATCGGTCATGCGTTTCCCTCTGTTCATGCACAGACAaagttgtctctctctctctctttgtgcatTGTCTTTGTCTGACTCATGCAATCTCCACCAACCACACGTCATAATGAATCCCCTGCTGTCAGATCACACCAGGTATCCGGAAAACAAAGAACTCTCTATCTGACCTGGCCTTGCGTTTGCGGATCCTGCGGTCCATCTCAGCCTCCTCGTAGTAGAACTCGTTGTGGGAGTTGTCTCTCCTCCGGGCGGCGGCTGCTATCATGGCCCGGGACTGGCCTGTGGAGTTATTGGTGGTGTTTTCTACAAGACAACACATGCAGGAGGAAGGAATTAGCTGATTGCATTTCAGGTATTTAGCTGATGCTCGTGTTCAAGTAAGAGCAGgaataaaataacattcatattttaactcTGACAGTGAGGTAGTTACATTTGCCTCGTGCAGATCTGAGTGAAGAAGATCGTTCAGCTGCTTTAAATCTTAAACCTCAGTCATTGAATGCatcaaatgacaatgacaatataTGTTACGGAGCCGTGGTGAGGCTGTATTTACCGTCCAGGGAGTAAACCTTGAAGCCGGTCATCTTCTTGGACAGGATGGACTTGGGCAGGTTGAGCAGGGCAGGGTTGAAGACGGAGAAGTCGCTGTAATAACGGTCCAACACCCAGACAGCCGCCCGCTGGATACTAAAACACAGTGTGTCGATCATCAGTGCCACAGTAAATACAGGTCCGACATCAGCTGCTGTGCAAGAACAAAAGTATCTCTGCAGAAAAGCTTTGATCATCTCACTAACCTGAGGTGGCCCACGTTGTAGAACTTGCTGGCTCCGTCCGTGCTCCGGACCACCTTAAGGCAAAAGGCCGGCTGCAGGTGTCGGACCTCTAGCAGCACCAGAGCCAAGTACTGTATAAAGAGCAGGGCGTCCACCAGCGAGGCGGCGTACTCCACGATCCCCCTGTAGTCCCTCTCCCTGGGCTCCAGCACCCTCACGCCGTAGAACAACCAGTACGACGCCACGAACAGGAACACCAGCACCATCAGCAGGCAGCGGAAGACAAAGAAACGCGGCAGCGTGGCGCGTGGAGGCCGGAGAAACAGCGCCCAGGACGAGATGAGCAGGACCAGGAGCTTGAAGGCCAGAGAGACGTAGAGGCCTTCGCAGGGCGTGCCGCAGGGCTCGAGGGCGTCGCGCCACAAGACTTGCGGGAGGATGAGGAAAGCTAAAGGCGTGACGAGGGCGAAGAAGCTCAAGCAGCCTCCCAGAGCCGGGCCGACGAAGCGTTTGCACTCCAGAGGAGTCGACTCCTCTAAATCTTTGGTGAGGCGGGTCAGGTCCTCGTTAGAGATACTGTGTTCTGAGGTGCCGGTGACGACTGTGGTGGTCTCGCCCCAGTTATCATCCTGTCAGACAAGGAGGAAGATGGTTAGTTTAAAGAAAACCTACAGGATAACACCACATGAAGACATGGAAATGAAGCTGATTTTTACTAGATAACCATTTAAATTAAGCATTTTGTGAGAATCTATTCTGCATAAACTCCAAATGTTTATATAAAAGTCAAGTTTAAGAGAGCCTGAGCAAACAATCCTTCCTTTCTGAAAAGAAATCCTGTCCTTAAACTCAGTCACAAGTCCagaaaagttcaaatattttatgaagTTATGGAAGAATCGACCCTTCAACCCGTCCATCCGTCTGTATCCATGCACAAATGCCTCTTTACTATATAAAGAAAGGCGCCTCTTCACTTCACCATAGAACAAACAGCCTCTTTAATGAACACACGCCCTTTAACTTAATATAATACCTCTTCAATAGACTCAATTATACAAAGGTCAACACCAGCTTTCCTCAGCTGGCTGACAAGACAGACCGGGATTGAATTGAAGTGACTGACAGCTCAAACACACTTCAGGAGAACAATATTCTTTAAAAAGGATCAAAATGCGACAGCATAAAGGCAATGTTTGGCCGGTCAACATAAGTCCATCTACTGCATTTTAATAAGAACAAACACAGCGGTAAGGTCACAGTCTGAGGAGTGTGAAGCCCTGAGGAAGTCAGTGTGTTTAACCTGAGTTAAACATTCATCTATGCAGTGCAGTCTGACCAAAactaaaaattaaaagtttCTAGATGCTAAAAGAGCTGAAGTAAAATAGACAAACTTTGCATAGGAATCTGTGTTACTGACCCTTTCATCTCCGCGTGTCGACTCTGCATCCAGCAGCGGCTCTCCTGGTGTCTGGATTGTTACTGATTTGTCTCCACGACTGCTGCTG includes the following:
- the LOC104936429 gene encoding vang-like protein 2, producing MDNESQYSGYSYKSSHSRSSRKHRDRRDRHRSKSRDSSSRGDKSVTIQTPGEPLLDAESTRGDERDDNWGETTTVVTGTSEHSISNEDLTRLTKDLEESTPLECKRFVGPALGGCLSFFALVTPLAFLILPQVLWRDALEPCGTPCEGLYVSLAFKLLVLLISSWALFLRPPRATLPRFFVFRCLLMVLVFLFVASYWLFYGVRVLEPRERDYRGIVEYAASLVDALLFIQYLALVLLEVRHLQPAFCLKVVRSTDGASKFYNVGHLSIQRAAVWVLDRYYSDFSVFNPALLNLPKSILSKKMTGFKVYSLDENTTNNSTGQSRAMIAAAARRRDNSHNEFYYEEAEMDRRIRKRKARLVVAVEEAFTHIKRLHEDEVASSPKHPREVMDPREAAQAIFAPMARAMQKYLRTTRQQAFHSMESILTHLQFCITHNMTPKAFLERYLTPGPTMQYQQQNGRGRQWTLVSEEPVTTALRQGLVFSLRRLDFSLVVTVTPLPFLRLGEEFIDPKSHKFVMRLQSETSV